One part of the Marispirochaeta sp. genome encodes these proteins:
- a CDS encoding HAD family hydrolase → MSSIAVLDYRRLFTSYCSPLEPEATDVSPHLPGIDNIEAVLFDVYGTLVISSSGDIGTIMDDSRGDIFSRMVKDELSLTLPENIIIDDLVKEEILQDHKTKRDLGTAFPEVEIRFIWQRVLKKIFPAQTYRSISQMAEDMALLHELSRNRVWPMPGSRKLLEQLRNNFRLGIVSNAQFYTPLMMSSFFKDSYSAFEEHVCVWSYREGIAKPDPALFKKALFNLGREYLADPSRVLYVGNDMLNDITPASSAGMRTLLFAGDSRSLRMRNDDPRVAGVRPDRIVNSLDQIVKILGVGE, encoded by the coding sequence ATGAGCAGTATCGCCGTTCTTGATTACAGGCGTCTTTTTACCAGCTACTGTTCCCCCCTTGAACCGGAAGCAACGGATGTTTCACCCCATCTGCCGGGTATTGATAACATAGAGGCGGTCCTTTTCGATGTCTACGGCACCCTGGTAATCAGTTCCAGCGGGGACATAGGAACAATCATGGACGATTCCCGGGGAGACATCTTTTCTCGCATGGTCAAGGATGAACTCTCCCTTACTCTTCCTGAGAATATAATCATCGACGATCTGGTAAAAGAAGAGATTCTGCAGGACCACAAAACCAAACGGGACCTTGGTACGGCCTTTCCGGAGGTGGAAATCCGCTTCATCTGGCAACGGGTGCTGAAAAAGATTTTTCCTGCACAGACATACAGAAGCATCAGTCAAATGGCGGAAGATATGGCCCTGCTGCACGAACTTTCCAGAAACAGGGTGTGGCCGATGCCTGGAAGCAGGAAACTTCTTGAACAGCTGCGCAACAATTTTCGACTCGGTATTGTCTCAAATGCCCAGTTTTATACTCCTCTCATGATGAGCAGCTTTTTTAAAGACAGTTATTCAGCTTTTGAAGAGCATGTATGCGTCTGGTCTTACCGCGAAGGAATCGCCAAACCTGATCCCGCCCTGTTTAAAAAAGCCCTGTTTAATCTTGGCAGGGAATATCTTGCGGATCCGTCAAGGGTGCTCTATGTTGGTAATGACATGCTGAACGATATAACCCCGGCTTCTTCCGCGGGAATGCGTACCCTTCTTTTTGCCGGCGACTCGCGTTCGTTACGCATGCGAAACGACGATCCCCGGGTAGCGGGCGTACGTCCCGACAGGATTGTGAATAGTCTTGATCAGATAGTAAAAATATTAGGCGTTGGAGAGTAA
- a CDS encoding ISAs1 family transposase, which produces MRKPTASIVDHFQELVDPRIERNKKHTLIDIIVLTICAVITGSETWEEIEDYGHYKEDWLKSFIALENGIPSHDTIRRLFIRLNPDELQRCFMSWIESVRDVIAGDVIAVDGKTLRRSGEQVSGKSPIHMVSAWAAGTGMILGQKKTDEKSNEITAIPALLELLKIKGCIVTIDAMGCQTEIGKTIRKKKADYVFALKGNQKNLHEDVKYFFHELDEKDLGEEWLDNHKTVDKDHGRIEIREYYQSNEIDWLPELKKNFAGAKTIGMVKATRIIGTKKSTECRYYISSLAMNAKRFAHAVRSHWSVENTLHWTLDMTFREDDSRMREGYSAENFAMMRRLALSLMKRDKNSKRSLKRRRRICHLDDAYLAQLLFSSDDAIDSRLPG; this is translated from the coding sequence ATGAGGAAGCCTACAGCATCCATAGTTGATCATTTTCAGGAATTAGTTGATCCCAGAATTGAGCGGAACAAGAAGCACACCCTGATAGATATCATTGTTCTTACGATTTGTGCAGTTATTACTGGAAGTGAAACCTGGGAAGAGATTGAGGACTACGGACACTATAAGGAAGATTGGCTCAAGTCGTTTATTGCCCTTGAAAATGGCATTCCCTCACACGATACGATTCGGCGGTTGTTCATACGCCTCAATCCTGATGAGCTCCAACGGTGTTTTATGAGCTGGATAGAATCCGTACGAGATGTTATCGCCGGTGATGTCATTGCGGTGGATGGGAAAACACTCAGGCGCAGCGGTGAACAGGTGAGCGGGAAATCTCCAATCCACATGGTCAGTGCGTGGGCTGCTGGAACAGGAATGATCCTGGGACAAAAGAAGACAGACGAGAAGTCAAACGAGATAACGGCAATTCCTGCCTTACTGGAACTTTTGAAAATCAAAGGATGCATCGTTACGATAGATGCCATGGGGTGTCAAACTGAGATTGGGAAAACTATTCGAAAGAAGAAAGCCGATTATGTCTTTGCCCTGAAAGGAAATCAGAAGAATCTCCATGAGGATGTCAAATACTTCTTTCATGAATTGGATGAAAAGGATTTGGGGGAAGAATGGCTGGATAATCATAAGACTGTGGACAAAGACCATGGTCGCATCGAAATTCGGGAGTACTATCAGAGCAATGAAATTGACTGGCTGCCGGAGCTAAAGAAGAACTTTGCCGGAGCAAAGACCATCGGTATGGTAAAAGCAACCCGGATTATTGGTACGAAGAAGTCCACAGAATGCCGATATTATATTTCAAGCTTGGCGATGAATGCTAAACGCTTTGCCCATGCGGTGCGCTCTCATTGGAGTGTCGAAAATACTCTTCACTGGACCCTGGATATGACGTTCAGAGAGGATGACTCCCGTATGAGAGAAGGGTACTCAGCAGAAAACTTTGCTATGATGAGGCGTTTAGCACTGAGTTTAATGAAAAGGGATAAGAACTCTAAGCGATCACTAAAGCGACGGAGAAGAATTTGTCATCTGGATGATGCATATTTAGCACAGTTGCTTTTTAGTTCTGATGACGCTATCGACAGCCGCCTCCCTGGATGA
- the map gene encoding type I methionyl aminopeptidase, whose translation MKNVVLKTRPEIHRIRRACAPIEGLFRSLPMILKPGYSIADIRHYCAAYLRRQGCEPALRGFNGFPEDICISVNNVAAHGITSAELLQHGDLVTIDITTVLDGWHGDSAWTFAVGNPSPEARRLLKCAWQATRAGIRALRAGTYLSGVGEAIENVARRYGCSVLPYFVGHGIGREIHEEPKVIHTRVEQRPRPVVPGLVVTIEPIISLGGSETRLLEDGWSQTTRDGSLTAQFEHTVAVFSAHTEVLTLENQQEILLDFPPFI comes from the coding sequence GTGAAAAACGTTGTATTAAAGACACGGCCGGAGATTCATCGGATCCGCCGTGCCTGTGCACCGATTGAAGGACTGTTCCGGTCTTTGCCGATGATCCTGAAACCGGGATACTCGATAGCGGACATTAGGCACTACTGTGCTGCTTATCTGCGAAGGCAGGGATGTGAGCCTGCCCTGCGGGGGTTTAACGGGTTTCCGGAGGACATCTGTATTTCCGTAAACAACGTAGCGGCCCATGGAATAACGAGTGCCGAGCTTTTGCAGCATGGCGACCTTGTTACCATCGATATAACAACGGTGCTGGATGGATGGCACGGGGACAGTGCCTGGACTTTCGCAGTAGGGAACCCGTCGCCGGAGGCACGGAGACTACTTAAGTGCGCCTGGCAGGCAACGCGGGCAGGCATCCGGGCACTCAGGGCAGGAACCTACCTGAGTGGTGTGGGGGAGGCCATAGAGAACGTAGCCAGGCGATACGGCTGCAGCGTGCTGCCCTATTTTGTAGGTCACGGCATTGGCCGCGAGATACATGAGGAGCCAAAGGTAATCCATACCCGGGTAGAACAGAGACCACGTCCGGTGGTTCCCGGCCTTGTTGTGACGATTGAGCCTATAATATCCCTGGGAGGTTCTGAAACCCGACTTCTGGAGGATGGATGGTCCCAGACCACCCGCGACGGAAGCCTGACCGCCCAGTTTGAGCATACCGTTGCGGTATTCTCCGCTCATACTGAGGTTCTGACCCTGGAAAATCAGCAGGAGATACTGCTTGACTTTCCACCGTTTATCTAA
- a CDS encoding tyrosine-type recombinase/integrase yields the protein MEIWGTLEWAAYFMIMGSCGLRPQEVGALTWGKWSRTMHGLAITHKIDPDSKQRVKGTKTGYSKAVALSRRAEEILLLHEATSEKTDPDDLIFNPKEAADGIQSDTSNKHFKAACKRAGVERGDRTQYSLRHSFNTYALQILDRKEVQSLMGHRTDAMTNRYDHPADQQLIERIPEGVWDKIERLWS from the coding sequence GTGGAGATTTGGGGAACCTTAGAGTGGGCAGCTTACTTTATGATTATGGGATCCTGTGGACTCAGGCCCCAAGAGGTGGGAGCCTTAACCTGGGGGAAATGGTCCAGGACCATGCATGGCCTTGCAATCACACACAAGATTGACCCGGACAGCAAGCAGCGTGTGAAAGGTACAAAAACAGGATACTCAAAAGCGGTTGCTCTTTCGCGGAGAGCTGAGGAGATCCTATTACTCCATGAAGCCACTTCGGAAAAGACGGATCCGGATGATCTAATATTCAACCCTAAAGAGGCCGCCGACGGAATACAGTCTGATACATCGAACAAGCACTTCAAGGCTGCATGCAAAAGGGCAGGGGTAGAACGCGGCGATAGAACCCAGTACAGCCTGCGCCACAGCTTCAATACCTATGCTCTGCAGATCCTTGATCGGAAGGAAGTTCAGAGTCTCATGGGGCATCGAACGGATGCAATGACGAACCGTTATGACCATCCTGCAGATCAGCAACTGATTGAACGGATACCCGAGGGGGTGTGGGATAAGATAGAGAGGTTGTGGAGCTGA
- a CDS encoding ATP-binding protein codes for MNNNHATISKMHDMRMHGMARAFQTTLETGMHSQFTLDELLSHLIDAEWDDRHFRKRERLRKTANFRYQASFEELDFTLNRNLDKNHMLRFSDCGWVKEHRDILITGPTGVGKSFIGSALGNLACDHGFKVYYQIAGRLLGSLKAAKKDGTYLKTLPKILKNDVLILEDFGLSPFDEEGRLALLDILEDRHGRKSTIFLSLHGTGSSVTPPSPMPLWIELSTAHSELSFRENQSERKCTEISSTNLPPQVTISAG; via the coding sequence ATGAACAACAATCACGCAACCATTTCCAAAATGCATGACATGCGGATGCATGGTATGGCACGGGCCTTTCAGACGACCCTTGAAACAGGGATGCACTCCCAGTTTACCCTGGATGAGCTTTTATCACATCTGATTGATGCGGAGTGGGATGACCGCCATTTTCGCAAACGTGAACGGCTTCGCAAAACAGCCAACTTTCGCTATCAGGCTTCTTTCGAGGAGCTTGATTTCACTCTCAACCGCAATCTTGACAAAAACCACATGCTCAGGTTTTCCGACTGCGGGTGGGTTAAGGAGCACCGGGATATTCTCATTACCGGACCAACCGGGGTAGGGAAGAGTTTTATCGGGAGTGCTCTCGGTAACCTGGCTTGCGACCATGGATTCAAGGTTTACTATCAGATTGCAGGACGCTTATTGGGCTCATTGAAAGCAGCAAAGAAAGACGGTACGTATCTCAAGACTTTACCGAAGATCCTGAAAAATGATGTGTTAATCCTGGAAGACTTCGGTCTTAGTCCTTTTGATGAAGAGGGTCGCCTGGCTCTGCTCGATATTCTGGAAGATCGGCATGGGAGGAAATCTACTATCTTCCTGTCGCTTCATGGCACGGGATCATCGGTGACTCCACCATCGCCGATGCCATTATGGATCGAATTGTCTACGGCGCATTCCGAATTGAGCTTCAGGGAGAATCAATCCGAAAGAAAATGTACCGAAATAAGTAGCACAAACCTGCCACCTCAGGTTACTATTTCAGCAGGTTGA
- the ltrA gene encoding group II intron reverse transcriptase/maturase: protein MDKAKSYEISRHTVLEAFQRVKANKGKAGIDNESLDAFETDLKNNLYKIWNRMSSGSYFPPAVKAVEIPKKQGGNRVLGIPTVSDRVAQMVAKIYFEPEVEPHFHKDSYGYRPGKSAINAVAVTRERCWRYNWVLEYDIKGLFDNIDHDLLMKAVRKHTDIPWVILYIERWLKAPFQKADGTVVKRTKGTPQGGVISPVLANLFLHYAFDMWMDRTHPDKPFARYADDGVVHCRNLQAAEELYKSLRERFEECKLEIHPEKSKIVYCKDDDRKERYEHTSFDFLGYTFRPRRSKNRYGKHFINFTPAVSNKAKKAMRQTVRGWRMHLKNEKSLEDLSRMFNPVIRGWMQYYGRFYKSEMYSVLRHVDRALVKWVRRKFKKLRHQRRATHWLGSIAKRDAKLFHHWHVWKIRPAAG, encoded by the coding sequence ATGGACAAAGCAAAGTCGTACGAGATATCCAGGCACACGGTGCTGGAGGCATTTCAACGAGTAAAAGCGAATAAGGGGAAGGCTGGTATAGACAATGAGAGCCTTGATGCATTTGAAACCGATCTGAAGAATAACCTATACAAGATTTGGAATCGGATGTCATCGGGAAGCTATTTTCCCCCGGCCGTGAAAGCAGTGGAGATACCCAAGAAGCAGGGCGGAAATCGAGTGTTGGGAATACCGACAGTGTCGGATCGAGTGGCGCAGATGGTCGCAAAGATCTACTTTGAACCGGAAGTTGAACCGCATTTCCATAAAGATTCTTATGGATACAGGCCAGGAAAATCGGCAATTAACGCGGTGGCAGTTACGAGAGAACGATGCTGGAGGTATAACTGGGTGCTGGAGTATGATATCAAGGGCTTGTTTGACAACATTGACCATGACCTGCTGATGAAAGCAGTAAGGAAGCATACGGACATCCCCTGGGTGATACTCTATATTGAGAGGTGGCTTAAAGCACCATTCCAGAAGGCTGATGGAACAGTAGTAAAGCGGACAAAAGGCACTCCCCAAGGGGGTGTTATCAGTCCTGTTCTGGCAAACCTGTTTCTCCATTATGCTTTTGACATGTGGATGGATAGAACCCACCCGGACAAGCCGTTTGCCCGCTACGCTGATGATGGCGTTGTGCACTGCAGAAACCTGCAAGCTGCGGAAGAACTGTACAAAAGCTTGAGAGAACGGTTTGAGGAATGCAAACTGGAGATACACCCGGAGAAAAGCAAGATCGTCTATTGTAAAGATGATGATCGAAAAGAAAGGTATGAGCATACATCGTTTGATTTTCTGGGGTATACATTCCGTCCAAGAAGATCCAAAAATCGGTATGGAAAGCACTTTATCAACTTTACACCCGCAGTGAGTAACAAGGCAAAGAAAGCAATGAGACAGACCGTCAGGGGTTGGAGAATGCACTTAAAGAATGAAAAATCCCTGGAAGATTTGTCGAGGATGTTCAATCCTGTAATACGGGGATGGATGCAGTATTACGGACGCTTTTACAAATCGGAGATGTACTCGGTATTAAGACATGTTGACCGGGCATTAGTAAAATGGGTCAGACGGAAGTTCAAGAAACTAAGACATCAAAGACGAGCAACCCATTGGCTTGGAAGCATCGCCAAAAGAGATGCAAAATTATTTCACCATTGGCATGTGTGGAAGATTCGACCAGCGGCTGGATAA